The Polluticoccus soli sequence GTCGCCGCGCTATCAGGCATCTGGAAAAGGGCCGGGTAGTGATCTTCGGTGCCGGTACTGGTAACCCATACTTTACGACTGATACTGCAGGGTCTCTGCGCGCCATCGAGATCAATGCAGATGTAATCCTGAAAGGCACCCGCGTAGACGGCATCTACACTGCTGATCCTGAAAAGGATAAAACAGCAACCAAGTTCACAGAACTCAGCTTCTCTGAAGTAATCGGTAAAGGAGTGAAAGTGATGGACATGACTGCATTTACACTTTGCCAGGAGAACAATCTACCGATCATAGTATTCGATATGAATACAACGGGTAATCTGTTGAGCGTGGTAAGCGGCAATAAAGTTGGTACGCTGGTAAGTTAGTTATCTAAGGCGTTTCTTTTT is a genomic window containing:
- the pyrH gene encoding UMP kinase, with the translated sequence MLPKYNRVLLKLSGESLMGDRTFGIDPKMLEQYALDIKAITDIGVQVAIVIGGGNIYRGMNESETGIERAQGDYMGMLATVINGMALQASLEKVGVKTRLQSAIKMEQVAEPYIRRRAIRHLEKGRVVIFGAGTGNPYFTTDTAGSLRAIEINADVILKGTRVDGIYTADPEKDKTATKFTELSFSEVIGKGVKVMDMTAFTLCQENNLPIIVFDMNTTGNLLSVVSGNKVGTLVS